GGTATATTGCTCAATTCCATAAGGAAAAGAACATCCTGACGATTGACAACGGGTGCAACTGGCTCCACAGGTTGATGTAATATCTATTGGTGTTGGTTTTGAAATGTTTAAAGTGGTAATAGTGACTGATGTTGTTGCGCATTTTATTGGAATTTGAGCTGAACCCATTGGTACACCATTACAGTCTCGGTAAACAGTTAAGCTAACAATAAAGCTATCTTGCCCAACACAAGTCCAGGAAATTTCACCTCCATACATACTGGCTGCATTTACTTCCTGCATGCCCATGAAAGAAATGATTGAAATACAGAATACCACAAGTAATTTTTTCATGATTTATATTGTCAAATTGTTTTTTCAGTTTTGTAGATGTAATTCAGAATACATCAAATATTTTTGAATTTATTCATCTTATCTGAAAATGATTTTTTCCATATAGATATGATGATTGATGTCAGTTATTTTAAGATAATACATACCACTGAGCTGTCTTTTAATTACATAATTGAATTCCTTGATATCAACTTGCTCAATTAATTCTCCAAGAGAATTATATAAAGATAATTCCTGCATTTGAATATCGGATGTAAGTGTTATGGAATTGCTTGATGGATTGGGAAATAGCTCTATTTTGCCTTTAGTTATTTCTTGATTGGCCAGAAATAAATCCACAAAATCAAATTTAGTCGTTGAATCAGGACAGCCATAATTTGTAATAACAAGGAGTGACACCGTAAATTGATCTTTCCGATTATAGGCATGTAATGGATTTTCTTCAGTTGATGTTTTTCCTTCACCAAAATGCCAGAGATAGGATTCCACATAACCATCAGGAATAATACTGCGGTTGTAAAACTGAACAAAATATTGATTAAGTGAGCTGTCGTAATAAGCAGGATCTTTGTCAAAATCAGCTTCAGGTAAATCGATTATTCGTATGAACATAGAGTCCCAAACTGTAAGGCAAATAGTGTCGGTCGTTTTAATTTTTATGTTGAACCACTTTCGTGATAATTCATTGCTATCCGGAAAATAAGTTACATTTTTCTCGTAGTAATTAGGGGAAAAGTGTCCATTTGAGCCAATATCTGCCATCCATTCAATGCCCGAAGTAAAGCTGTCGTGTGCACTTAGTTGTATCCTTTTGTATTGGCAAAAACTATCGTTATTGACAATTTTTAATTCGGTTTGACCAACGTTTAACACGATGGTTTCACTATCCACCTGACAATAAGATGTATCGGTAATTGAATATAGAAATGAATAGCTGCCGAAACTTGTATCTGCATTGAAAAAATAATCTTGATAAAGAGGACCTGTTA
The window above is part of the Bacteroidota bacterium genome. Proteins encoded here:
- a CDS encoding T9SS type A sorting domain-containing protein, whose amino-acid sequence is DQYGCASSDYKYVRVYFSSLKPTIEDVPELCENSGVYTMKADISSGYWSGPSISGDLFNTNVSGSGVHQILYWVGNSRCKSYDTTYITVKPKPNIKLKTEYGINNFCKEYGLIEITPKPAGGTLTGPLYQDYFFNADTSFGSYSFLYSITDTSYCQVDSETIVLNVGQTELKIVNNDSFCQYKRIQLSAHDSFTSGIEWMADIGSNGHFSPNYYEKNVTYFPDSNELSRKWFNIKIKTTDTICLTVWDSMFIRIIDLPEADFDKDPAYYDSSLNQYFVQFYNRSIIPDGYVESYLWHFGEGKTSTEENPLHAYNRKDQFTVSLLVITNYGCPDSTTKFDFVDLFLANQEITKGKIELFPNPSSNSITLTSDIQMQELSLYNSLGELIEQVDIKEFNYVIKRQLSGMYYLKITDINHHIYMEKIIFR